In one window of Streptomyces roseofulvus DNA:
- a CDS encoding polysaccharide deacetylase family protein codes for MKKQIVMWAALTAVTLLMTGCTAETPPRPVAPAPATPSAGVAAAPEPAAAPEPAAAPEAARAAAYRKWGIAPLPAPPAPPAVKPVKRAPGGPVPVISDIPTTDKVVFLTIDDGAEKDPEFTRMMDELGVPFTMFLTDSVISGNYGYFDPLVAQGHGVANHTLTHPNLRTLSPEAQRREICGQQEKLRKRYGTAPRLFRPPYGNWNEATRAAAGSCGVDAIVLWRESMQIKNMQYQRGDRKLHPGDIVLAHFRGPAELKGRTMTEMTATMLRKIQEQGFTVARLEDYV; via the coding sequence GTGAAGAAGCAGATCGTGATGTGGGCGGCGCTGACCGCGGTGACCCTCCTGATGACGGGCTGCACGGCCGAGACCCCGCCCCGGCCGGTCGCCCCGGCCCCGGCGACGCCCTCCGCGGGCGTCGCCGCCGCCCCGGAACCGGCCGCCGCCCCGGAACCGGCCGCCGCCCCGGAGGCGGCCCGGGCGGCCGCGTACCGCAAGTGGGGAATCGCGCCGCTCCCGGCGCCGCCCGCCCCGCCCGCCGTCAAGCCGGTGAAGCGGGCGCCGGGCGGCCCCGTCCCGGTGATCAGCGACATCCCGACCACCGACAAGGTCGTCTTCCTCACCATCGACGACGGCGCCGAGAAGGACCCCGAGTTCACCCGGATGATGGACGAGCTCGGCGTCCCCTTCACGATGTTCCTCACCGACTCCGTGATCAGCGGGAACTACGGCTACTTCGACCCGCTCGTCGCCCAGGGCCACGGCGTCGCCAACCACACCCTCACCCACCCGAACCTGCGCACCCTCTCCCCGGAGGCCCAGCGCCGCGAGATCTGCGGCCAGCAGGAGAAGCTGCGGAAGCGGTACGGCACCGCCCCGCGCCTCTTCCGCCCGCCCTACGGCAACTGGAACGAGGCCACCCGCGCCGCCGCCGGCAGCTGCGGGGTCGACGCGATCGTCCTCTGGCGCGAGTCCATGCAGATCAAGAACATGCAGTACCAGCGCGGCGACCGGAAGCTCCACCCCGGCGACATCGTCCTCGCCCACTTCCGCGGCCCCGCCGAACTCAAGGGCCGCACGATGACGGAGATGACGGCGACGATGCTGCGGAAGATCCAGGAACAGGGCTTCACGGTGGCCCGCCTGGAGGACTACGTCTGA
- a CDS encoding YciI family protein, with amino-acid sequence MPRFLSLVRIEENTIDMESADPGFEERMGALFEEITKAGAMVDTAGLKPTAEATRITWSDGKLSFTDGPFTETKEVVGGYAMLQCKDMAEAVEWGKRFLAVHPPHWKVGLEVREVEEMPEG; translated from the coding sequence ATGCCCCGCTTCCTCTCCCTCGTCCGCATCGAGGAGAACACCATCGACATGGAGAGCGCCGACCCCGGCTTCGAGGAGCGGATGGGCGCCCTCTTCGAGGAGATCACCAAGGCCGGCGCCATGGTGGACACCGCCGGGCTGAAGCCGACCGCCGAGGCCACCCGGATCACCTGGTCGGACGGGAAGCTGTCCTTCACCGACGGCCCCTTCACCGAGACCAAGGAGGTCGTCGGCGGCTACGCGATGCTCCAGTGCAAGGACATGGCCGAGGCCGTCGAGTGGGGCAAGCGGTTCCTCGCCGTCCACCCGCCGCACTGGAAGGTCGGCCTGGAGGTCCGCGAGGTCGAGGAGATGCCGGAGGGCTGA
- a CDS encoding RNA polymerase sigma factor, with protein sequence MESARIIATVTRIVRDVGIAEEIAQDALVAALEQWPEAGVPDRPGAWLTATAKHRAVDLVRRRETYARKLAEVGRSLPEESYDPEPSGPGDIDDDVLRLVFTTCHPVLSAEARAALTLRLVGGLRTDEIARAFLVPEATVAARITRAKRALAKAGVEFEVPYGEDRAARLGSVLEVVYLIFNEGYAATAGDDLLRPGLCEDALRLARGLAALMPGESEVHGLAALLELQASRTPARTGPDGRPVLLAEQDRRRWNRLLVRRGYAALARAWESPRTEAGGERTPGPYALQAAIAACHARAASYGETDWAVIAGLYGRLMELAPSPVVELNRAVAVSMADGPAAALPLVDALAAEPALERYHLLPSVRGDLLARLGRDAEARAEFARAAELTRNARERALLRGRERELGEGTA encoded by the coding sequence ATGGAGTCGGCGCGGATCATCGCCACGGTGACGCGGATCGTCCGGGACGTCGGCATCGCCGAGGAGATCGCCCAGGACGCGCTCGTCGCCGCCCTGGAGCAGTGGCCCGAGGCGGGCGTCCCGGACCGGCCGGGCGCCTGGCTGACGGCCACCGCCAAGCACCGCGCCGTCGATCTCGTGCGGCGCCGCGAGACGTACGCGCGCAAGCTCGCCGAGGTCGGCCGGAGCCTGCCCGAGGAGTCGTACGACCCGGAGCCCTCCGGCCCCGGGGACATCGACGACGACGTGCTCCGGCTGGTCTTCACGACCTGCCACCCGGTGCTCTCCGCCGAGGCCCGCGCGGCGCTCACCCTGCGGCTCGTCGGCGGGCTGCGGACGGACGAGATCGCCCGCGCCTTCCTCGTCCCGGAGGCGACCGTCGCCGCCCGGATCACCCGGGCCAAGCGGGCGCTCGCGAAGGCGGGCGTGGAGTTCGAGGTGCCGTACGGGGAGGACCGGGCCGCGCGGCTCGGCTCCGTCCTGGAGGTCGTCTACCTGATCTTCAACGAGGGGTACGCGGCCACCGCCGGCGACGACCTGCTGCGCCCCGGGCTCTGCGAGGACGCGCTCCGGCTGGCCCGCGGGCTCGCCGCCCTCATGCCGGGCGAGAGCGAGGTGCACGGCCTCGCCGCCCTGCTCGAACTCCAGGCCTCGCGCACCCCCGCCCGCACCGGCCCCGACGGGCGGCCGGTGCTCCTCGCCGAACAGGACCGGCGGCGCTGGAACCGGCTGCTCGTCCGCCGCGGCTACGCCGCCCTCGCCCGCGCCTGGGAGTCCCCCCGGACGGAGGCCGGGGGAGAGCGCACCCCCGGCCCGTACGCCCTCCAGGCCGCGATCGCCGCCTGCCACGCGCGGGCGGCCTCCTACGGGGAGACCGACTGGGCGGTGATCGCCGGGCTCTACGGGCGGCTCATGGAGCTGGCCCCGTCGCCGGTGGTCGAGCTGAACCGGGCGGTCGCCGTCTCGATGGCCGACGGCCCGGCCGCCGCCCTCCCGCTCGTCGACGCGCTCGCGGCCGAACCGGCCCTGGAGCGGTACCACTTGCTGCCCAGCGTCCGCGGCGACCTGCTGGCCCGGCTGGGCCGGGACGCGGAGGCCCGGGCGGAGTTCGCGCGGGCGGCGGAGCTGACCCGGAACGCGCGGGAGCGGGCGCTGCTGCGGGGACGGGAAAGGGAGTTGGGGGAGGGGACCGCCTAG
- a CDS encoding class I SAM-dependent methyltransferase, whose protein sequence is MTDLAAFTALLAPEGQALLAALRDYDPAQELAVASRLRRDHPAELVSAALGQARLRQRAVAKFGAEDAYRMYFTPNGVEQSTRATVGSYRANRLKALGVGSVADLCSGIGGDALALARAGISVLAVDRDPLTAEVARANAAALGLDGLIEVRCADVSEIDTSPYDAVFVDPARRGGRGRIFDPEAYSPPLSWALDAARRAPRAALKIAPGIPHETVPDEAEAEWISDGGDVKEAVLWFGTEPGARRATLLPSGASLTGRGLPDPAVRPVGRYLYEPDGAVIRAHLVAEVAEELGGGLIDETIAYVTADALTPTPYASAYEITDELPFNLKKLKALLREREVGHLTVKKRGSAVEPEEIRRKVKPKGPHSATVLLTRVAGAPTMLIGRPARP, encoded by the coding sequence GTGACCGACCTCGCCGCCTTCACCGCCCTGCTCGCCCCGGAGGGCCAGGCCCTCCTCGCCGCCCTGCGCGACTACGACCCCGCCCAGGAGCTGGCGGTCGCCTCCCGGCTGCGCCGCGACCACCCCGCCGAGCTGGTCTCGGCGGCCCTCGGGCAGGCCCGGCTGCGGCAGCGCGCGGTGGCGAAGTTCGGCGCCGAGGACGCGTACCGCATGTACTTCACGCCGAACGGCGTCGAGCAGTCCACCCGCGCCACCGTCGGCAGCTACCGCGCGAACCGGCTCAAGGCCCTCGGCGTCGGCTCGGTCGCCGACCTCTGCTCCGGCATCGGCGGGGACGCGCTCGCGCTCGCCCGCGCCGGCATCTCCGTGCTCGCCGTCGACCGCGACCCGCTCACCGCCGAGGTCGCCCGCGCCAACGCCGCCGCGCTCGGCCTCGACGGCCTGATCGAGGTCCGCTGCGCCGACGTCTCCGAGATCGACACCAGCCCGTACGACGCCGTCTTCGTCGACCCCGCGCGGCGCGGCGGCCGGGGCCGGATCTTCGACCCGGAGGCGTACTCCCCGCCGCTCTCCTGGGCCCTGGACGCGGCCCGCAGGGCACCGCGCGCCGCCCTGAAGATCGCCCCCGGCATCCCGCACGAGACCGTCCCGGACGAGGCCGAGGCCGAGTGGATCTCGGACGGCGGCGACGTGAAGGAGGCGGTGCTCTGGTTCGGCACGGAGCCGGGCGCGCGCCGCGCCACCCTGCTGCCCTCCGGCGCGAGCCTCACCGGCCGGGGCCTGCCCGACCCGGCGGTCCGGCCGGTCGGCCGCTACCTCTACGAGCCCGACGGCGCCGTCATCCGCGCCCATCTGGTCGCCGAGGTCGCCGAGGAGCTGGGCGGCGGCCTGATCGACGAGACCATCGCCTACGTCACCGCCGACGCCCTGACCCCCACCCCGTACGCCTCCGCCTACGAGATCACCGACGAACTCCCCTTCAACCTCAAGAAGCTGAAGGCCCTGCTCCGCGAGCGCGAGGTGGGCCACCTGACGGTGAAGAAGCGCGGCTCCGCCGTCGAGCCCGAGGAGATCCGGCGGAAGGTGAAGCCCAAGGGCCCGCACTCCGCGACGGTGCTGCTCACACGTGTCGCGGGCGCCCCGACGATGCTGATCGGCCGGCCGGCACGACCCTGA